A portion of the Glandiceps talaboti chromosome 13, keGlaTala1.1, whole genome shotgun sequence genome contains these proteins:
- the LOC144444162 gene encoding cullin-associated NEDD8-dissociated protein 1-like isoform X1 — MASVSYHISNLLEKMTSSDKDFRFMATNDLMSELQKDSIKLDDDSERKVVKMLLKLLEDKNGEVQNLAVKCLGPLVSKVKEYQVETIVDTLCSNMLSDKEQLRDISSIGLKTVINELPPASSPLAANICKRITGRLTSAIAKQEDVAVQLEALDILGDLLSRFGGLLVSFHPSIQASLLPQLTSPRLAVRKRSIIAIGHLVVSCNNVLFVELMDNLLGELAKNASVSTTRTYIQCIGAISRQAGHRIGEHLQRIIPLIIKFCREEEDDELREYCIQAFESFVRRCPKEVSPHVITIIELCLEYICYDPNYNYESDEDEDAMDAEEEDEEAESDDEYSDDDDMSWKVRRASAKCLDAIFACRNEMLPDFYKTVSSALITRFKEREENVKSDIFHAYITLLKQTKPIQSGIVDPDAMEEEDAPVVMLRSQVPGIIKALHKQLKEKSIKTRQGCFALLTELVNVIPGVLSDHIGVLVPGIQFSLGDKNTSSNMKIDTLAFLHTVMSNHSPQVFHPHVSQLLPPVVNSVGDPFYKITSEALLVTQTMVKVIRPLNIRCDFDFAPYVLDLYGCTFTRLKAADIDQEVKERAISCMGQIICNLGDQLKNELRTCLPIFLDRLRNEITRLTTVKALTLIAGSPLKIDLRPILGEGVPILASFLRKNHRALKLSTLQCLDVLMKNYGSSLTTTMIDGILAECPPLINESDLHVSQLTMNLLTSISKVHSNSMANIDRTILPEVFTLVRSPLLQGSALHAMLEFFQALVATGSPKMGFRELLQMLISPVYKPSQATQPMNSPFAVHKQAFHSIAKCVAALTITCSGEGSGVVVQFVSDVKNPKSTDSIRLFALLALGEIGKHVDLSSQADLQSVIIHAFSSPNEEVKSAASYALGNISVGNLSLYLPFVLHEIETQPKRQYLLLHSLKEIIACESVSAKAVEHIKPFVGNIWELLFNHCECPEEGTRNVVAECLGKLTLIDPAALLPKLKDNLRSSSPYTRSTVVTAVKFTISDHSQPVDSLLKNCIADFLNTMQDKDLNVRRVALVTFNSAAHNKPSLIRDLLDDILPHLYNETKVRKDLIREVEMGPFKHTVDDGLDIRKAAFECMYTLLDACLDRIDIFEFLNHVEDGLKDHYDIKMLTYLMLARLSFLSPSAILQRLDRLIEPLRATCTTKVKANSVKQEFEKQDELKRSAMRAVAALMAIPDSDKNPLMNEFVSQIRSSPEMSTMFDSIQKDAAASVSTDSLMDTS, encoded by the exons ATGGCATCGGTTTCTTACCATATCTCCAACCTTTTGGAGAAG ATGACATCCAGTGATAAAGATTTCAGGTTCATGGCTACCAATGATTTGATGTCTGAACTCCAGAAGGACTCTATCAAGTTAGATGATGATAGCGAGAGAAAG GTAGTAAAGATGTTGTTAAAACTGCTTGAAGATAAAAATGGAGAAGTTCAAAACTTAGCTGTCAAATG TCTTGGTCCTTTGGTAAGCAAGGTGAAAGAATACCAAGTAGAGACAATTGTGGATACACTATGTAGTAACATGTTATCAGACAAGGAACAGCTAAGAGATATTTCTAGCATTG GTTTGAAGACAGTCATTAATGAACTACCTCCAGCCTCATCTCCATTAGCTGCTAATATCTGTAAAAGAATTACAGGTAGATTAACTAGTGCCATTGCTAAG CAAGAGGATGTTGCTGTACAGTTGGAAGCACTTGATATCCTTGGTGATTTACTGAGTAGATTTGGGG GTTTGTTGGTAAgttttcatccatccatccaggcCAGTTTACTGCCTCAACTAACCAGTCCTAGACTAGCTGTAAGGAAGAGGTCTATCATAGCCATTG GTCACCTGGTTGTAAGTtgtaacaatgttttatttgttgaatTGATGGACAATCTGCTTGGAGAACTGGCAAAGAATGCTAGTGTATCTACTACTAGaacatacatacagtgtattGGTGCTATCAG TCGTCAAGCTGGTCATCGTATTGGTGAACACTTACAACGAATTATACCACTAATCATCAAATTCTGTAGAGAAGAGGAAGATGATGAACTCAGAGAATACTGTATACAG GCTTTTGAATCATTTGTCAGACGATGTCCTAAAGAGGTTTCTCCTCATGTTATTACA ATTATTGAGTTATGCTTGGAGTACATCTGTTATGATCCTAATTACAATTATGAAagtgatgaagatgaagatgccATGGATGCAGAAGAAGAAGACGAGGAGGC tgaAAGTGATGATGAatacagtgatgatgatgatatgagtTGGAAAGTGAGACGTGCCTCTGCTAAATGTCTAGATGCTATCTTTGCATGCCGTAATGAAATGTTACCTGATTTCTACAAAACTGTATCATCAGCATTGATCACTAGGTTCAAAG AACGTGAAGAGAATGTAAAGTCTGATATCTTTCATGCTTATATAACTCTACTAAAACAAACCAAACCTATACAAAGTGGTATTGTTGATCCTGATGCTATGGAGGAAGAAGATGC ACCTGTTGTAATGTTACGTAGTCAAGTTCCTGGTATCATCAAGGCCCTACATAAACAGTTGAAAGAGAAGAGTATCAAGACAAGACAGGGATGTTTTGCTTTGCTGACAGAGTTAGTCAATGTAATACCAGGTGTTCTATCAGACCACATTGGTGTCCTTGTACCAGGTATACAGTTTTCACTAGG GGATAAAAACACCAGTTCTAATATGAAGATTGATACATTAGCCTTCTTGCATACAGTTATGTCCAATCATTCACCACAGGTGTTCCACCCTCACGTCAGCCAACTATTACCA CCTGTTGTCAACTCTGTTGGTGACCCATTTTACAAGATTACATCGGAAGCTCTCCTGGTGACACAAACCATGGTGAAGGTGATCAGGCCACTGA ACATTCGTTGTGATTTTGACTTTGCTCCCTATGTGTTGGATCTCTATGGATGTACATTTACTAGGCTGAAGGCTGCTGATATCGACCAGGAGGTTAAAGAAAGAGCCATTTCATGCAT GGGTCAGATTATTTGTAACCTTGGAGATCAACTGAAGAATGAATTAAGGACTTGTCTGCCAATATTTTTGGATCGATTGAGGAATGAAATTACTCGATTGACAACAGTCAAGGCACTGACTCTAATAGCTGGATCACCATTGAAAATAGATCTCAGGCCAATTCTG GGAGAAGGTGTACCTATTCTGGCCTCCTTCCTTCGTAAAAACCACCGTGCTCTGAAACTAAGCACTCTGCAATGTCTTGATGTCCTTATGAAGAATTATG GTTCATCATTGACCACAACTATGATAGATGGTATTTTAGCAGAATGTCCACCTTTGATAAATGAAAGTGATCTACATGTATCACAG CTGACAATGAATCTACTGACATCTATCTCCAAGGTACATAGTAACAGTATGGCTAACATTGATAGGACAATTTTACCAGAAGTTTTCACCCTTGTTAGATCACCATTGCTACAAG GTAGTGCATTACATGCCATGTTGGAATTCTTCCAGGCCCTAGTAGCTACTGGATCACCTAAAATGGGTTTCAGAGAATTATTACAG ATGTTGATAAGTCCAGTGTACAAACCAAGTCAAGCAACTCAACCAATGAATTCACCCTTTGCTGTACACAAACAG GCATTCCACTCAATTGCCAAGTGTGTGGCAGCATTGACAATAACCTGTTCAGGAGAAGGATCAGGAGTTGTAGTACAGTTTGTTAGCGATGTCAAG AATCCCAAGTCTACAGACTCCATACGTCTATTTGCATTATTAGCACTTGGAGAGATTGGCAAGCATGT AGACCTGAGTAGCCAAGCTGATTTACAATCTGTTATAATCCATGCTTTCTCTTCACCCAATGAAGAAGTGAAGTCTGCAGCATCCTATGCACTAG GTAACATTAGTGTTGGTAACTTGTCCCTGTATTTACCATTTGTATTACATGAAATTGAAACTCAACCTAAACGACAGTATCTACTACTACATTCTCTCAAAGAG ATCATTGCTTGTGAATCTGTGAGTGCGAAAGCTGTGGAACACATAAAACCATTTGTTGGTAATATTTG GGAATTATTGTTTAATCATTGTGAATGTCCAGAAGAAGGAACAAGGAATGTAGTTGCTGAATGTCTTGGAAAATTGACTCTGATAGATCCTGCTGCGTTACTACCAAAACTAAAG gATAACTTGAGATCATCATCACCCTATACTAGGAGTACTGTGGTCACTGCTGTCAAGTTTACTATCTCTGATCAT TCACAGCCTGTAGATTCACTGTTGAAAAACTGCATAGCTGATTTCCTGAATACCATGCAAGATAAAGATCTGAACGTAAGACGTGTGGCATTGGTAACATTTAACTCAGCTGCACATAATAAACCATCACTTATCAGAGACTTACTGGATGATATCCTACCACACCTCTACAATGAAACTAAAGTCAGG AAAGACCTGATTCGTGAAGTAGAGATGGGTCCATTTAAACATACAGTAGATGATGGCTTGGACATCAGGAAG GCTGCCtttgaatgtatgtacacactgtTAGATGCATGTCTAGACAGGATAGACATATTTGAATTTCTTAACCACGTAGAAGACGGTCTCAAAGACCACTACGATATCAAG atgCTTACTTATCTAATGTTAGCCAGACTCTCTTTTCTCAGCCCAAGTGCTATACTGCAAC GTCTGGACAGGTTGATAGAGCCTCTAAGGGCAACTTGTACAACAAAGGTGAAAGCCAACTCTGTCAAACAGGAATTTGAAAAACAAGATGAACTAAAGAGGTCAGCAATGAGAGCTGTGGCAGCATTGATGGCTATCCCAGATAGTG aCAAAAATCCATTGATGAATGAGTTTGTGTCTCAGATTCGGTCCAGTCCCGAGATGTCAACTATGTTTGATAGTATTCAAAAAGATGCTGCTGCAAGTGTCAGTACCGACTCACTTATGGACACCAGTTAG
- the LOC144444162 gene encoding cullin-associated NEDD8-dissociated protein 1-like isoform X2, which translates to MTSSDKDFRFMATNDLMSELQKDSIKLDDDSERKVVKMLLKLLEDKNGEVQNLAVKCLGPLVSKVKEYQVETIVDTLCSNMLSDKEQLRDISSIGLKTVINELPPASSPLAANICKRITGRLTSAIAKQEDVAVQLEALDILGDLLSRFGGLLVSFHPSIQASLLPQLTSPRLAVRKRSIIAIGHLVVSCNNVLFVELMDNLLGELAKNASVSTTRTYIQCIGAISRQAGHRIGEHLQRIIPLIIKFCREEEDDELREYCIQAFESFVRRCPKEVSPHVITIIELCLEYICYDPNYNYESDEDEDAMDAEEEDEEAESDDEYSDDDDMSWKVRRASAKCLDAIFACRNEMLPDFYKTVSSALITRFKEREENVKSDIFHAYITLLKQTKPIQSGIVDPDAMEEEDAPVVMLRSQVPGIIKALHKQLKEKSIKTRQGCFALLTELVNVIPGVLSDHIGVLVPGIQFSLGDKNTSSNMKIDTLAFLHTVMSNHSPQVFHPHVSQLLPPVVNSVGDPFYKITSEALLVTQTMVKVIRPLNIRCDFDFAPYVLDLYGCTFTRLKAADIDQEVKERAISCMGQIICNLGDQLKNELRTCLPIFLDRLRNEITRLTTVKALTLIAGSPLKIDLRPILGEGVPILASFLRKNHRALKLSTLQCLDVLMKNYGSSLTTTMIDGILAECPPLINESDLHVSQLTMNLLTSISKVHSNSMANIDRTILPEVFTLVRSPLLQGSALHAMLEFFQALVATGSPKMGFRELLQMLISPVYKPSQATQPMNSPFAVHKQAFHSIAKCVAALTITCSGEGSGVVVQFVSDVKNPKSTDSIRLFALLALGEIGKHVDLSSQADLQSVIIHAFSSPNEEVKSAASYALGNISVGNLSLYLPFVLHEIETQPKRQYLLLHSLKEIIACESVSAKAVEHIKPFVGNIWELLFNHCECPEEGTRNVVAECLGKLTLIDPAALLPKLKDNLRSSSPYTRSTVVTAVKFTISDHSQPVDSLLKNCIADFLNTMQDKDLNVRRVALVTFNSAAHNKPSLIRDLLDDILPHLYNETKVRKDLIREVEMGPFKHTVDDGLDIRKAAFECMYTLLDACLDRIDIFEFLNHVEDGLKDHYDIKMLTYLMLARLSFLSPSAILQRLDRLIEPLRATCTTKVKANSVKQEFEKQDELKRSAMRAVAALMAIPDSDKNPLMNEFVSQIRSSPEMSTMFDSIQKDAAASVSTDSLMDTS; encoded by the exons ATGACATCCAGTGATAAAGATTTCAGGTTCATGGCTACCAATGATTTGATGTCTGAACTCCAGAAGGACTCTATCAAGTTAGATGATGATAGCGAGAGAAAG GTAGTAAAGATGTTGTTAAAACTGCTTGAAGATAAAAATGGAGAAGTTCAAAACTTAGCTGTCAAATG TCTTGGTCCTTTGGTAAGCAAGGTGAAAGAATACCAAGTAGAGACAATTGTGGATACACTATGTAGTAACATGTTATCAGACAAGGAACAGCTAAGAGATATTTCTAGCATTG GTTTGAAGACAGTCATTAATGAACTACCTCCAGCCTCATCTCCATTAGCTGCTAATATCTGTAAAAGAATTACAGGTAGATTAACTAGTGCCATTGCTAAG CAAGAGGATGTTGCTGTACAGTTGGAAGCACTTGATATCCTTGGTGATTTACTGAGTAGATTTGGGG GTTTGTTGGTAAgttttcatccatccatccaggcCAGTTTACTGCCTCAACTAACCAGTCCTAGACTAGCTGTAAGGAAGAGGTCTATCATAGCCATTG GTCACCTGGTTGTAAGTtgtaacaatgttttatttgttgaatTGATGGACAATCTGCTTGGAGAACTGGCAAAGAATGCTAGTGTATCTACTACTAGaacatacatacagtgtattGGTGCTATCAG TCGTCAAGCTGGTCATCGTATTGGTGAACACTTACAACGAATTATACCACTAATCATCAAATTCTGTAGAGAAGAGGAAGATGATGAACTCAGAGAATACTGTATACAG GCTTTTGAATCATTTGTCAGACGATGTCCTAAAGAGGTTTCTCCTCATGTTATTACA ATTATTGAGTTATGCTTGGAGTACATCTGTTATGATCCTAATTACAATTATGAAagtgatgaagatgaagatgccATGGATGCAGAAGAAGAAGACGAGGAGGC tgaAAGTGATGATGAatacagtgatgatgatgatatgagtTGGAAAGTGAGACGTGCCTCTGCTAAATGTCTAGATGCTATCTTTGCATGCCGTAATGAAATGTTACCTGATTTCTACAAAACTGTATCATCAGCATTGATCACTAGGTTCAAAG AACGTGAAGAGAATGTAAAGTCTGATATCTTTCATGCTTATATAACTCTACTAAAACAAACCAAACCTATACAAAGTGGTATTGTTGATCCTGATGCTATGGAGGAAGAAGATGC ACCTGTTGTAATGTTACGTAGTCAAGTTCCTGGTATCATCAAGGCCCTACATAAACAGTTGAAAGAGAAGAGTATCAAGACAAGACAGGGATGTTTTGCTTTGCTGACAGAGTTAGTCAATGTAATACCAGGTGTTCTATCAGACCACATTGGTGTCCTTGTACCAGGTATACAGTTTTCACTAGG GGATAAAAACACCAGTTCTAATATGAAGATTGATACATTAGCCTTCTTGCATACAGTTATGTCCAATCATTCACCACAGGTGTTCCACCCTCACGTCAGCCAACTATTACCA CCTGTTGTCAACTCTGTTGGTGACCCATTTTACAAGATTACATCGGAAGCTCTCCTGGTGACACAAACCATGGTGAAGGTGATCAGGCCACTGA ACATTCGTTGTGATTTTGACTTTGCTCCCTATGTGTTGGATCTCTATGGATGTACATTTACTAGGCTGAAGGCTGCTGATATCGACCAGGAGGTTAAAGAAAGAGCCATTTCATGCAT GGGTCAGATTATTTGTAACCTTGGAGATCAACTGAAGAATGAATTAAGGACTTGTCTGCCAATATTTTTGGATCGATTGAGGAATGAAATTACTCGATTGACAACAGTCAAGGCACTGACTCTAATAGCTGGATCACCATTGAAAATAGATCTCAGGCCAATTCTG GGAGAAGGTGTACCTATTCTGGCCTCCTTCCTTCGTAAAAACCACCGTGCTCTGAAACTAAGCACTCTGCAATGTCTTGATGTCCTTATGAAGAATTATG GTTCATCATTGACCACAACTATGATAGATGGTATTTTAGCAGAATGTCCACCTTTGATAAATGAAAGTGATCTACATGTATCACAG CTGACAATGAATCTACTGACATCTATCTCCAAGGTACATAGTAACAGTATGGCTAACATTGATAGGACAATTTTACCAGAAGTTTTCACCCTTGTTAGATCACCATTGCTACAAG GTAGTGCATTACATGCCATGTTGGAATTCTTCCAGGCCCTAGTAGCTACTGGATCACCTAAAATGGGTTTCAGAGAATTATTACAG ATGTTGATAAGTCCAGTGTACAAACCAAGTCAAGCAACTCAACCAATGAATTCACCCTTTGCTGTACACAAACAG GCATTCCACTCAATTGCCAAGTGTGTGGCAGCATTGACAATAACCTGTTCAGGAGAAGGATCAGGAGTTGTAGTACAGTTTGTTAGCGATGTCAAG AATCCCAAGTCTACAGACTCCATACGTCTATTTGCATTATTAGCACTTGGAGAGATTGGCAAGCATGT AGACCTGAGTAGCCAAGCTGATTTACAATCTGTTATAATCCATGCTTTCTCTTCACCCAATGAAGAAGTGAAGTCTGCAGCATCCTATGCACTAG GTAACATTAGTGTTGGTAACTTGTCCCTGTATTTACCATTTGTATTACATGAAATTGAAACTCAACCTAAACGACAGTATCTACTACTACATTCTCTCAAAGAG ATCATTGCTTGTGAATCTGTGAGTGCGAAAGCTGTGGAACACATAAAACCATTTGTTGGTAATATTTG GGAATTATTGTTTAATCATTGTGAATGTCCAGAAGAAGGAACAAGGAATGTAGTTGCTGAATGTCTTGGAAAATTGACTCTGATAGATCCTGCTGCGTTACTACCAAAACTAAAG gATAACTTGAGATCATCATCACCCTATACTAGGAGTACTGTGGTCACTGCTGTCAAGTTTACTATCTCTGATCAT TCACAGCCTGTAGATTCACTGTTGAAAAACTGCATAGCTGATTTCCTGAATACCATGCAAGATAAAGATCTGAACGTAAGACGTGTGGCATTGGTAACATTTAACTCAGCTGCACATAATAAACCATCACTTATCAGAGACTTACTGGATGATATCCTACCACACCTCTACAATGAAACTAAAGTCAGG AAAGACCTGATTCGTGAAGTAGAGATGGGTCCATTTAAACATACAGTAGATGATGGCTTGGACATCAGGAAG GCTGCCtttgaatgtatgtacacactgtTAGATGCATGTCTAGACAGGATAGACATATTTGAATTTCTTAACCACGTAGAAGACGGTCTCAAAGACCACTACGATATCAAG atgCTTACTTATCTAATGTTAGCCAGACTCTCTTTTCTCAGCCCAAGTGCTATACTGCAAC GTCTGGACAGGTTGATAGAGCCTCTAAGGGCAACTTGTACAACAAAGGTGAAAGCCAACTCTGTCAAACAGGAATTTGAAAAACAAGATGAACTAAAGAGGTCAGCAATGAGAGCTGTGGCAGCATTGATGGCTATCCCAGATAGTG aCAAAAATCCATTGATGAATGAGTTTGTGTCTCAGATTCGGTCCAGTCCCGAGATGTCAACTATGTTTGATAGTATTCAAAAAGATGCTGCTGCAAGTGTCAGTACCGACTCACTTATGGACACCAGTTAG